DNA from Planctomycetota bacterium:
CACACCCCCTGACCCCCTTCCTCTTTCCCCCTCCCCCAACCCCCCTCCCCCTTCCCCCACCCCGATCCCCAACCCCCGATCCCCGATCCCCGACCCCCGATCCCCGATCCCCGATCCCCGACCCCCAAATCACACCCACTCGTCAACGCGCCCCATCGCTCCGCAGCTCATAAATCCCACCCCCCGCCAACCCTGCGGTGCGCATCGGCGCGCCGGTGCGCACCGCAGGAACAATACACCCCTCGCCCAAGCCCCTTCACGCCCTCAAAAACGCCCCTCGAATTTCGCTTCGCCACCCCCGTGCGCGCTTTTGCCACCCCCATGCGCCTTTCGCGACACCCCCATACGAATCGCCGCGAAATATCCGGCTCGTCCTTCCCACTTTCGCGTCACCCCGCCCCCTGTCCCCAACTCCCCACGCCGCATTCGCCGCCCCCGACCCCGACCCCAAAGGAGTCGGCTATATCACCGACCCGTCCCGGGTCGCTCGGGGCATTATTGGGCGCGCATGACGAAAAGTGGCCGTATATCTCTTGCGCCCCTTGCGCCATGAATCTTCGCCGACCATCGAGTAACATCATGCCAACCGCATGGCTATTCCTGGAGGGTACTAAATGTCCAGTGTGTACAAACGGCAAGGTGAACGGATCAAAGAAATGTTACTTCAAGCGAAGGGGGGTGAGAAGGAGTTTGAGTACACTAAATTTCGAGAACGCTTCGGCTTGGCACAGCGGAACAACCGCGAACTGAATAAGATTCGAAGATATCTCGCAAAGGAATGCGACGTACTTGTCTATCCGAAGGTCGGCGGCAAGCGCAAAAGGGGGACGACCTTCGATTGGAGCCAGTATCGAGATACGAGCACCAAGATTGTCTGTCGGCTCCGCGGATCTGGAACCACGTCGCCTTCATCATCAAGCAAAACACCCACAATTCAAGCTGCGTCGGATGTCTGGATCACCGATTACAACCATATGCAAATTGAGGCGGCAGAAGGGAGAAACCCCTCCTCGCTGCATGACTACCAAAAGCAGGCGGTTCAGAAGCTGAGTGAGAAAATGATCTCGGGCTTTTCGGGTATCCTGGTTCTACCGACCGGGGGCGGAAAGACGCGAACCGCTGTGCATTGGCTCCTCAAGGACGTAGTCGACAACAATGGCAAGGTGCTCTGGCTCGCACATCGCCACGAATTGATTGAGCAAGCAGCAACTGCGTTCTGTAATGCAGCGTATCGGGGTGATAATCTCCCAAACCGACCCGCTTTCAATTGCAGGAAGGTCTCCGGCAGTCACGCGCGGCCGTATGATCTGCAAAAAAACGATGACGTGGTCATCGCTAGCGTTTTTAGTCTCGGCCGTTCACACGGGCTCAAATGGCTGCGCGAACACTGGCTCGATGACAAACGTCCCGTTTGCATGGTGATCGACGAGGCCCATCACGCGCCGGCAAAAACATACAGGACTGTGATCGACGCTGTGAAGGGAGCATCGCCAAACGTGCGCACTCTCGGCCTGACCGCAACGCCGTGGCGCACATCGCCGCGTGAACAGGGTCTCCTCAAGCGGATGTTCCCGGGAGACATCGTGCATAGCGTCGATCTTCGAGAACTGATCAACAGAAAATTCCTCGCCAAACCATGCATCGAAGACGTGCTGACCCACGCTGCCATGGAGCTGAGCGACAAGGATGTAGACAAGCTGATACGACGTGGTGGTGACATCAGCGCGCTCGGTGAGCAAATTGCCAAGAATCTTGGCACGAATGCCGCACGCAATAAGGCGATCGTGGACCGCTACGTCCAGAAACGTCGTGATTACGGTCGGACGATTATCTTTGCTATCAACGTGGACAACGCCATCGCACTGCAACGGCTGCTCAGGCAACGAGGCGTTAGAGCGGACTATGTGGTTGCGGATGTCCGCGACGCTACTCACCGGGTGCGTATTGATACGGAGAGGAATCGCAAAGTCGTCAGCAGCTTCAAGAAAGGTGAACTGGATGTTTTGGTCAACGTGAACATTTTGACCGAAGGTTTCGACGATCCGTCGGTCAAATCGGTTTTTCTGGCGCGTCCGACGATGTCTTCCATCCTGATGATGCAAATGGTGGGCCGTGCTCTGCGCGGGCCTCGCGTGGGTGGGACCGAGACGGCGAACATCGTCAGTTTTATCGACAACTGGTCGCAACGAATCCACTGGACAAGCCCGAAACAACTGATTGCCATCGAAGAAGCGCAATTCGCGATTTCGAGTACAGATCGTCGTGCCTCTGTCCGAAAGCTGGTGCTGATCAAGCTGATCGAAGACTACGCCGTACTATTGAACAGTCAGGTTGTCGTGCAGGACGCCTTTGGCGATCTACCGTTTTTCCGACGAATACCCGTCGGTGTGTTCACCGTGTCGATGTTGGACGATTCGTCCAGCGTGACGTCTGAATCGGATGATCCTGGCCATCCTACGGACGATCTTGTCGACCTAGCGGATGACGTCCTCGTTTTCCAGGAGACACTGCCGGCCTTCGAGCGGATGTTGAAAGAGATTGAGCCGGAATCCATTCCATCTGTGGACACCGCACACTTTGATCGATACGTCACGCGCACAATGGATCAATATTTTTCTGACGTCGCTGGGCTGCGCGTGGCGCCTCGTGAATCAGAACTCCGTGTACTCCTTGGGAATGCGGCGCAGCGGCGTGAATGGCCGCAGATGCAAATGATGGATGGGCGAGACAATTTTGACCCGGCCTCGCTTGCCAAAGAGATATGCCGCCTCGATTTAGGACCTCGCGCGTTAGCCGCGATCATCGAGGAAAGATGGAATAAGGAGGATCACTGGAAACTGCTATATCCGCGCTATGACGATTTCTATCGCCAAGTGAATGAGATGATCATGGTTGAAGCCAAGCCGCCTTCCGTCAGTCCGTCATTCGAACCGAGGGTTATTCATGCAAAGAAGCAGGCAGAAGATTGCTCGATGAGCGAGTTGTACGATCAGGACAAGGCAACTTGGCGCAAAATACGCAATGCGGTGTATGAGAAGCATCGCGTTCCCCGCACCCGCGAATATAAGTGCGCACTCACAGGGTGGCAAAGCGCACGCACGACCGAGTTCGAGATCGATCACATTCACCCCCGGGCCGCGGGTGGAAAAACCGTCGCGGACAATCTTCGACTCGTTCGACGGCGGGAAAACGCCCGGAAAGGCGATCGCATTGAATATTGAGAAAAATATGTCGCGGTAGGATGAGTCAAGCGCAGCGGACCCGTCGTGCTTTGCGAGTTCATGTTCAATCTCGCGGCTGCGTGATTGCGTGTGGGCGGGTTGTTCGTTCGGAAAGTGTTGCGTTCATCCGCGGGCGATTGTGATGCGGGGCGGGGTTGGCACGGGCATGTTCGTCGGGAGCGTTGGGGTCCCACGCTTGGAAAGCGTGGGCTTCGGGGGGGGGTGATTGTCAGGCGTCGCGGAAGGACCAGACGGCGGCGCCTTGTTGGGCGTGGTTGAGGATGTATTGGTAGACGCGGAGTTGGTGGGCGCGGTCGGCGATGGGTTTGACTTTGCCGCGGCGGGCCCAGATGCCGCCGGGGGCGGCGAGGCGGGCGGCGGCGAGGGATTTGGCGGATTCTTTTTTGGCGATGCCCAGGTAGTGGCGGGCGGGGTCGTCGAGGGAGGAGGTTCTGGTCCCACGCTTGGAAAGCGTGGGCTTCTGACGGAGGGTAGCGGGGAGGCGGACGAGGACGTGGAGGTGTTCGGCGGAGATGGCGAGGGCGAGGACCTGGAGATGGTGGATATCGACCATGGCGAGGCGAACGGCTAGGGCGGCGGCGCGGCGGGCGGCGGGGGACAGATGCACCGGGGGGCGGGTCATGTGTTTTTGGGTGTGATCGAGGAGGCCGTCGTATCGACCGGGGGGCGGGGGATTTTTGTAATCGCCTTCGATGTGCTCGCGGTGATCGCGTGTGCGGAACCCGCGCTCGTCGCCGGGGGGCCAGGTGCCGAAGGTGTTGGCCATGAGGTGGAACCAGTCGTTCCATGCGGGCATGGGGGGGGCCTCCGAAAGGGTCCCACGCTTGGAAAGCGTGGGCTTCTGCATATGCAGCACTTCCTTATGAAGCCCACGCTTTTTAAGCGTGGGGGGTTCATCGTTCATCCCTCGGCGCCGGGGGATTGGTCGAGGGCGTCGCGGGCGGCGTCGGCGAGTTATTCGAGTTGTTCGAGGAAGCGGGCGCGCTGGGACATGGGGATGACGGAGAGGATCTGGGACTGAAGATCGACGGCGATTTTGCGGGCCTGGGTGTAGGCGGCGAGGCCTTTGGGTTTGAGGGAGACTTGTTTGGCGCGTCGGTCGGAGGCGTGGGCTTTGCGTTCGATGAGGCCGGCGGACTCCATGCGGTTGAGCACGCTGGTGACGGTGTTGGGGTCGGAGGCCATCAGGTCGGCGAGTCGGCGCTGGGTGAGGGATTCTGAGGCGCGTTCGTGGAGCCAGCGGAGGACGGTGAACTGGTCGGGGGTCAGGTTCAGGGGGGCGAGTCGGCGTCGGAAGGCCTGATTCAAGCTGTACCAGGCCCGGCGGAGCTGCGGGGGGAGGCGTCGCTGGGAGGGGTCGTCGATGGGCGGCTCGTTGAAGTCGATGTGCGATGATGCTGCGGGCATGGGAAGGCGCTTGCCTCGATTTATACGTACAGGTAGAATCAACCCCGCCGGTCACGTGCCGGACACTTTCTCTTTATAAGCTAAAGGCGTTGCGATGAAAAATCTCCTCTGGACCCTCGTGCTGGGCGCGGCCGCATTGAGCGGGTGCGCATCGCAATCCACTTCCACCCAATCGACCGCCGCCGCGCCGGCGAAGTCGGACGCCAAACCGACGGCGAGCGCGCCGACGAAAGCGCCGATGGCGAAGCGCGCCCCGGTCGTGGGGTGGCTCAACTGGCGGGGTCCGCAGCAGAACGGGACATCGCTGGAGACGAATCTGCCGGACAAGTGGGAGGTCGGGGACAAGACGACGTTGTGGACGCTGGACCTTTGCGGGCGCGGGACGCCGGTGGTGACGGGCGGTCGGGTTTACGCATGGGGCTACCGGGGCGAGCGGGAGAATTTGCAGGAAGTGCTCGCGTGTCTGGATGAGCAGACGGGCAGGACGATCTGGGAGAAGACGTTCACGGACTATCTGAGCGATGTGGTGTACGACCGGTACGCGATCGGCGCGCCGACGATCGACGCGGAGACGGGGAACATATATCTGCTGACGACGCCCGGCGACTTGATCTGTTTCACGCCGGACGGGAAGCAGATTTGGGAACGGGCGATGATGGAGGACTTCGGGCGGCTGACGTTCCCCAACGGTCGCACGGGCGCGCCGGCGATCGATGGGAATCTCGTCATTGTCAATACGATCTCGACGAACTGGGGCGGGGAAGGTCCGCCGCGGAATCGGTTTTATGCGTTTGACAAGACGACGGGCGAGCCGGTGTGGTCGAGCACGCCGGGCGTGGGTCCGCCGTTTTTGAAGGACAGCTCGTTCTCGACGCCGATCTTTGCGTATGACCCGGACGGCCGGCGTGTGTTTTACGCGGGGATCGGATCGGGGGCGCTGGTGTGCATCAATGCGAAGACGGGCGATCCGTTGTGGCGGTACCAGGTCGCCATCGGCGGGGTGAATTCGTCGCCGGTGCTGTATGGCGACAAGGTCATCGAGATCCACGGCGTGCAGAACATCGACTCGACGGAAACGGGGCGGCTGTTCTGCGTCGACCCGCACGCCAAGGCAAGCAAGACGGACGCGGGGGCGCCGACGATGGGCAAAGACGCGCAGGTGTGGCAGGCGAGCTTGAGCATGTTCACCAGCTCGCCGGTCATCGTGGGCAATCGGGTGTATCAGCTTACGGACACGGGCGAGCTGGCGTGCGTCGATGCGGACAATGGGAAGATTTTGTGGAAGAAAAAGCTGGCGCCGGATCAGATTCACGCTTCGCCCTTGTGGGCGGACGGGAAGCTGTACGTGCCGATGAACAACGGGACGTTTTACATTCTGCGTCCGAGCGATGAGGGCGTCGAGGTGCTGAGCAAGACGCAGCTTGATGGCTTCTGCCTCGGTTCGCCGGCGGTTTGGAACGGGAAGATTTACGTGTTCACGACGAAGCATCTGTACTGCTTTGGGGCCAAGGACAACAAGGCGCATCTGCCGCCGGCGGTGGCGGCGACGCCCGAGCCGAAGGCGGGTCCGATCACGCAGCTTCAGGCGATGCCGTCGGAGGTGGTGCTCAAGCCGGGCGGGTCGCAGAAGTTCACGGTGCACGCGCTGGACGCCAAGGGTTATTCGGCGGGCGAAGTGAGCAAGTTGTCATGGGAGAAGTTCATCCCGCCGACGGCGAAGGTCAAGGCGGAGATGGATGCGATGTTCAACGCCAAGGGCGAACTGGCAGCGACGGCGAACGCCAAGGAGTCGGCGGGTGCTTATCGCGCGACGGCGCTGGAGCTGCCGGGAGCGCCGGCGGACGCGACGAAGAAGGTGCAGGGCACGATCCGCGGGCGCGTGCTGGAAGGGCTGCCCATCAAGGAGGACTTTGAGAGCTTCGACCTGACGGAGGATCATCCGACGGACAAGGTCAAGTTCGCCTACCCGCCGCTGGATTGGATCGGGGCGCGGTTCAAGTGGGACATCCGCGAGAAGGACGGGTCCAAGGTCTTCGCCAAGACGCTCGACAATCTGATTCTTCAGCGGGCGACGACGTTCATCGGCCCCAGCGACCTGTCGGACTACACGATGCAGGCGGACCTGATGACCGACGGCAATCGGCGCGTCGCCAGCGATGTGGGGCTGATCAATCAGCGCTACATGATCACGCTCAAGGGCAGCCACGGCATCATCGAAGTGACGAGCAACTATGAGCGGCTGATGGTGACCAAGCCGTTCGATATGAAGCCAGGCACGTGGTACACGCTCAAGACGCGCGTGGATGCGAACAAGGACGGGAGCGGCGTGGTGAAGGCCAAGGCGTGGCCGCGCGGCTCCGATGAACCGGCGGAGTGGACCATCGAAGTGCCGGTCGAGCATGCCCATACGCACGGCTCGCCGGGGCTTTTCGGCTTCGCGCTGCAGAACAAGTTCAGCGTGTACGTGGACAATATTTCGATCACGGCGAACAAGTGAGACGCAGGCCGCGAGCGGCCTCGCCAAACGACAAGCAAAGAGAGCCCATCATGAAGATCAAACATTCGATGACCATCGCGGCGTGTGTGGCGATTGCGGGGCTGAGCGCGGGCGGTTACGGCGCGGACTGGCCGCAGTGGGGGCGGACGGTCAATAAGAACATGGCGGCGCCCGACGAGAAGAACCTGCCGACGAGCTTCGATCCCGGCAAGTTCAAGGACGGCACGGAAATCGTCGACATGGCGACGACGAAGAACATCCGCTGGGTCGCCAAGATGGGCAGTCTCACGTACGGCAACCCGACCGTGGCGAACGGGCGCGTGTATGTGGGCACGAACAACGACGGGCGCGGCGATGATCGCTTTAAGGGCGACTACTCGATCCTGCGCTGCCTTGATGAAAAGACCGGCAAGGAAATCTGGACGCTGACCGTGCCCAAACTCGGGGCGGGGAAGGTCAGCGATTGGGAATACCTGGGCATCGCGTCGTCGGCGGCGATCGACGGCGATCGCGTGTACATCGTGACCAACAAGTGTCAGGTGCTGTGCCTGGACGCCAACGGTCTGGCCAACGGCAATCAGGGCGAGCAGGATGAAGGTCAGCAGATGGCCGAGCCCGGCGCGCCGGCGGTCGAGGTCAAGCCGAACGATGCGGACATCATTTGGCATTACGACATGCGCGACGAACTGGGCGTCTTCCCGCACAACATCACCTCCAGCAGCCCGCTCGTCATCGGCGACCTCGTCTACGTCTCGACCTCCAACGGCGTCGACTGGTCGCACACCAACATCCCCAACCCCAAAGCCCCCTGCCTCATCGCCCTCGACAAAAACACCGGCGAACTCAAGGGCGAAGAGGCCAGCGGACTGAGCCAGCGCATCTTCCACGGCGACTGGACCAGCCCGTGCTACGGCGAAGTCAACGGCAAGGGACTGATCCTCTACGGCGGACCGGACGGCGTGTGCTACGC
Protein-coding regions in this window:
- a CDS encoding MarR family transcriptional regulator, which encodes MPAASSHIDFNEPPIDDPSQRRLPPQLRRAWYSLNQAFRRRLAPLNLTPDQFTVLRWLHERASESLTQRRLADLMASDPNTVTSVLNRMESAGLIERKAHASDRRAKQVSLKPKGLAAYTQARKIAVDLQSQILSVIPMSQRARFLEQLE
- a CDS encoding DEAD/DEAH box helicase, with protein sequence MSSVYKRQGERIKEMLLQAKGGEKEFEYTKFRERFGLAQRNNRELNKIRRYLAKECDVLVYPKVGGKRKRGTTFDWSQYRDTSTKIVCRLRGSGTTSPSSSSKTPTIQAASDVWITDYNHMQIEAAEGRNPSSLHDYQKQAVQKLSEKMISGFSGILVLPTGGGKTRTAVHWLLKDVVDNNGKVLWLAHRHELIEQAATAFCNAAYRGDNLPNRPAFNCRKVSGSHARPYDLQKNDDVVIASVFSLGRSHGLKWLREHWLDDKRPVCMVIDEAHHAPAKTYRTVIDAVKGASPNVRTLGLTATPWRTSPREQGLLKRMFPGDIVHSVDLRELINRKFLAKPCIEDVLTHAAMELSDKDVDKLIRRGGDISALGEQIAKNLGTNAARNKAIVDRYVQKRRDYGRTIIFAINVDNAIALQRLLRQRGVRADYVVADVRDATHRVRIDTERNRKVVSSFKKGELDVLVNVNILTEGFDDPSVKSVFLARPTMSSILMMQMVGRALRGPRVGGTETANIVSFIDNWSQRIHWTSPKQLIAIEEAQFAISSTDRRASVRKLVLIKLIEDYAVLLNSQVVVQDAFGDLPFFRRIPVGVFTVSMLDDSSSVTSESDDPGHPTDDLVDLADDVLVFQETLPAFERMLKEIEPESIPSVDTAHFDRYVTRTMDQYFSDVAGLRVAPRESELRVLLGNAAQRREWPQMQMMDGRDNFDPASLAKEICRLDLGPRALAAIIEERWNKEDHWKLLYPRYDDFYRQVNEMIMVEAKPPSVSPSFEPRVIHAKKQAEDCSMSELYDQDKATWRKIRNAVYEKHRVPRTREYKCALTGWQSARTTEFEIDHIHPRAAGGKTVADNLRLVRRRENARKGDRIEY
- a CDS encoding PQQ-binding-like beta-propeller repeat protein; this encodes MTIAACVAIAGLSAGGYGADWPQWGRTVNKNMAAPDEKNLPTSFDPGKFKDGTEIVDMATTKNIRWVAKMGSLTYGNPTVANGRVYVGTNNDGRGDDRFKGDYSILRCLDEKTGKEIWTLTVPKLGAGKVSDWEYLGIASSAAIDGDRVYIVTNKCQVLCLDANGLANGNQGEQDEGQQMAEPGAPAVEVKPNDADIIWHYDMRDELGVFPHNITSSSPLVIGDLVYVSTSNGVDWSHTNIPNPKAPCLIALDKNTGELKGEEASGLSQRIFHGDWTSPCYGEVNGKGLILYGGPDGVCYAFDPIPVKDADGYGILKEVWRYDCNPPEYRMKDGKPIKYTKPDGPSEIISTPVFHDGKVYVGIGQDPEHGEGDGNFTCIDPTGTGDVTKTKKYWSFKGINRSLSTPAIADGLVFMGDFSGFVYCFDASTGELYWKHDSLSHIWGSALVADGKVYIGNEDGDVLIFAASKDKKELGRVTMPDPVYSTPICANGVIYLATSTQLYAIESK
- a CDS encoding PQQ-binding-like beta-propeller repeat protein, with translation MKNLLWTLVLGAAALSGCASQSTSTQSTAAAPAKSDAKPTASAPTKAPMAKRAPVVGWLNWRGPQQNGTSLETNLPDKWEVGDKTTLWTLDLCGRGTPVVTGGRVYAWGYRGERENLQEVLACLDEQTGRTIWEKTFTDYLSDVVYDRYAIGAPTIDAETGNIYLLTTPGDLICFTPDGKQIWERAMMEDFGRLTFPNGRTGAPAIDGNLVIVNTISTNWGGEGPPRNRFYAFDKTTGEPVWSSTPGVGPPFLKDSSFSTPIFAYDPDGRRVFYAGIGSGALVCINAKTGDPLWRYQVAIGGVNSSPVLYGDKVIEIHGVQNIDSTETGRLFCVDPHAKASKTDAGAPTMGKDAQVWQASLSMFTSSPVIVGNRVYQLTDTGELACVDADNGKILWKKKLAPDQIHASPLWADGKLYVPMNNGTFYILRPSDEGVEVLSKTQLDGFCLGSPAVWNGKIYVFTTKHLYCFGAKDNKAHLPPAVAATPEPKAGPITQLQAMPSEVVLKPGGSQKFTVHALDAKGYSAGEVSKLSWEKFIPPTAKVKAEMDAMFNAKGELAATANAKESAGAYRATALELPGAPADATKKVQGTIRGRVLEGLPIKEDFESFDLTEDHPTDKVKFAYPPLDWIGARFKWDIREKDGSKVFAKTLDNLILQRATTFIGPSDLSDYTMQADLMTDGNRRVASDVGLINQRYMITLKGSHGIIEVTSNYERLMVTKPFDMKPGTWYTLKTRVDANKDGSGVVKAKAWPRGSDEPAEWTIEVPVEHAHTHGSPGLFGFALQNKFSVYVDNISITANK